The proteins below come from a single Hugenholtzia roseola DSM 9546 genomic window:
- a CDS encoding bifunctional ADP-dependent NAD(P)H-hydrate dehydratase/NAD(P)H-hydrate epimerase produces MKILTAAQTRLADRYTIEHEPIASIDLMERASQKITDWLLFHIFSEDYEKRVLVFCGTGNNGGDGLAVARQLWASGVRNIHLFVLPLSEQVSEDFEKNLQILPKSIAPIFLLQKADFEREIGKILSQNRAEELLLLDAIFGSGLNREVTGLAAEIILYLNSLAIGTRIAIDLPSGLMAENNPFPDAPILQADHTLTFETPKLAFLFDANTAHTGEWEVLSIGLHPDFMASVESPYQLLTQAWAKKHFRKRQRVSHKGSYGHALLLAGSKGKMGAAQLAAKAALRSGLGLLSILAPACGEIILQSSLPEAMCLSAASYRGFEAKASNRLGNDLDIDVEKNAPNQFFLTDASFDENLYKAFAIGCGLGTAAPTLSFFKTCLQKWNKLSQSKKVALVVDADALNLLAQNPELWDLLPPKTILTPHPKEWERLFGIEKNPYQRLEKSRKWAKEKNVILVLKGAKTAVVCPEGEVYFNHFGNAGMAVGGIGDTLVGIILGLLAQGYSPEIAAALGVQAHARAGDFAASARSQTAMLPSDLIENLSKVWISLEN; encoded by the coding sequence ATGAAAATCTTGACCGCCGCCCAAACGCGCCTTGCCGACCGCTACACGATTGAACACGAACCTATCGCCTCGATAGATTTGATGGAACGCGCTTCCCAAAAAATAACCGATTGGCTCTTGTTTCATATCTTTTCCGAAGACTACGAAAAAAGGGTACTTGTTTTCTGTGGCACAGGCAATAATGGCGGCGACGGCTTGGCAGTAGCGCGACAGCTTTGGGCATCAGGTGTGCGTAATATTCACCTCTTTGTATTGCCACTTTCGGAACAGGTGTCAGAAGATTTTGAAAAAAACCTGCAAATATTACCTAAATCAATCGCGCCCATTTTTTTGTTACAAAAAGCCGACTTTGAGCGCGAAATAGGGAAAATTCTAAGCCAAAATAGGGCAGAGGAATTGCTTTTGCTTGATGCCATTTTTGGTTCAGGTCTGAATAGAGAAGTAACAGGTTTGGCAGCAGAAATCATTTTGTATCTGAATAGTCTTGCAATAGGAACACGTATCGCCATTGATTTGCCTTCGGGTTTGATGGCGGAAAACAATCCTTTTCCCGACGCACCTATTTTGCAGGCAGACCATACCCTTACCTTCGAAACGCCTAAATTAGCCTTCCTTTTTGATGCGAACACAGCCCATACAGGCGAGTGGGAAGTGCTTTCTATTGGTCTGCACCCCGATTTTATGGCTTCGGTAGAAAGCCCTTATCAACTTCTCACGCAGGCTTGGGCAAAAAAGCATTTCCGAAAAAGGCAGCGCGTTTCACACAAAGGCAGTTATGGGCATGCCCTGCTTTTGGCAGGCTCAAAGGGCAAAATGGGTGCAGCACAACTTGCGGCAAAGGCAGCCTTGCGCTCTGGCTTGGGCTTGCTCTCTATCCTTGCACCTGCCTGTGGCGAAATCATTTTGCAGAGTAGCTTGCCCGAAGCTATGTGCCTATCGGCAGCATCTTATCGAGGCTTTGAAGCAAAAGCGAGCAACCGCTTGGGCAACGATTTGGATATAGATGTGGAAAAAAATGCACCTAATCAGTTTTTTCTTACAGACGCAAGTTTTGACGAAAATTTATATAAGGCTTTTGCAATAGGCTGCGGCTTGGGAACGGCTGCCCCTACGCTTTCTTTTTTCAAAACTTGCCTGCAAAAGTGGAACAAGCTCTCTCAATCTAAAAAGGTCGCCCTTGTGGTAGATGCAGACGCGCTCAACCTTTTGGCACAGAATCCCGAACTTTGGGACTTGCTCCCGCCCAAAACCATTCTCACGCCACACCCGAAAGAGTGGGAAAGGCTTTTTGGTATAGAAAAAAATCCTTATCAGCGATTGGAAAAAAGCCGAAAATGGGCAAAGGAAAAAAACGTGATTTTGGTCTTGAAGGGTGCGAAAACGGCGGTTGTCTGTCCCGAAGGCGAAGTTTATTTCAATCATTTTGGAAATGCAGGCATGGCAGTAGGCGGCATAGGCGATACCTTAGTGGGCATCATTTTGGGCTTGCTTGCACAAGGCTACTCACCCGAAATTGCAGCCGCTTTGGGCGTACAGGCACACGCGCGAGCAGGCGATTTTGCCGCTTCCGCACGCTCTCAAACGGCAATGCTCCCCAGCGATTTGATAGAAAACCTTTCAAAGGTATGGATAAGTTTAGAAAATTAG